The Lutibacter profundi genome includes a region encoding these proteins:
- a CDS encoding TonB-dependent receptor, with product MLKTVTLTLFLIFSLSITAQNSIIKGIVKNTDKNPIEGVTISYLNYGTTTNKKGEYKFSVPGDTKIKITFRHISYTILTKTITIPKNKTYNYSPILKPKVENIDEIIVKDNKKDAQGFIQINPADVIKIPGANNGVENILMTLAGVNNNNELSTQYNVRGGNFDENLVYVNGIEVYRPFLVRSGQQEGLSFVNPAMVQNIKFSAGGFQAKYGDKLSSVLDITYRTPEKFAVAMTGSLLGGSITVEGNMLHHKLSAILGVRYRNNSIFINSKDININSNPNFTDIQTFLSYEVNSKLKVDFLGNFSINNYNYTPITRRTKFGTISNPLELIVFYEGQEKDKFKTLFGALKGSYIVNKNLNLSLTTSTYQTIEEEYYDILASYNLGETNSDFGSSNFGDVAFSEGIGTQLNHARNNLDALIGNIEFKVTYKKDKFQLNLGIKYQKEDIKDRINEWEVIDSVGFSVRPPNHISNNQPYEPFTGEIVPFQSIKAQNSTIIDRLIWFAQYSKNSNWNNHKIWYNIGARSHNWNVYGDDIETSNQIIYSIRGQFAIKPDWEKEMLFRISGGMYNQPPFYRELRNRNGVVVPDVKTQKSIHIVLGNDYSFKLWKRPFKLTSEIYYKNLTNVNTYTVDNVRVRYSASNNATAYATGIDLRLNGEFVPGTESWISIGFLKTEENSDNRGYISRPTDQRFKFGMLFQDYVPNIPNIKMYLNLVFNTGVPGGSPSYTDPYNYQNRLNAYKRADIGISYVFTDAINQYQSGWLQKFKELAVGFEIYNMFDIQNSITNTWVRDVYSKQFYGIPNFMTSRVFNVKINMKL from the coding sequence ATGCTTAAAACAGTAACCCTAACTTTATTTTTAATATTCTCACTAAGTATTACTGCTCAAAATTCAATTATTAAAGGCATTGTAAAAAACACTGATAAAAACCCCATAGAAGGGGTTACAATTTCTTATTTAAATTACGGAACAACAACTAATAAAAAGGGAGAATATAAATTCTCTGTTCCGGGAGATACTAAAATTAAAATCACATTTAGGCATATATCATACACTATTTTAACAAAAACAATTACAATTCCTAAAAATAAAACCTACAATTACTCTCCAATATTAAAACCTAAAGTTGAAAATATTGATGAAATAATTGTAAAAGATAATAAAAAGGACGCTCAAGGTTTTATTCAAATAAACCCCGCTGATGTAATTAAAATACCTGGTGCTAATAATGGAGTTGAAAATATATTAATGACTTTAGCAGGTGTTAATAATAACAATGAATTAAGCACACAATACAATGTGCGTGGTGGCAATTTTGATGAAAATTTAGTTTATGTTAACGGCATTGAAGTTTATAGACCTTTTTTAGTGAGATCAGGTCAACAAGAAGGTTTAAGTTTTGTAAACCCCGCAATGGTTCAAAATATAAAATTTTCAGCTGGTGGATTTCAAGCCAAATATGGAGATAAACTTTCTTCTGTTTTAGATATAACGTATAGAACTCCTGAAAAATTTGCTGTAGCTATGACGGGAAGTTTACTGGGTGGGAGTATAACTGTTGAAGGTAATATGCTTCATCACAAACTAAGTGCAATATTAGGTGTTAGATATAGAAATAATAGTATATTTATTAATAGTAAAGACATTAATATTAATTCGAACCCAAATTTTACCGATATACAAACATTTTTATCTTATGAAGTAAACTCAAAGTTAAAAGTTGATTTCTTAGGTAATTTCTCTATTAATAATTACAACTACACTCCTATTACTAGAAGAACTAAATTTGGAACAATCTCAAATCCTTTAGAGCTAATTGTTTTTTATGAAGGACAAGAAAAAGACAAATTTAAAACACTTTTTGGTGCCCTAAAAGGGAGTTATATTGTAAACAAAAACTTAAATTTAAGTTTAACTACTTCAACATATCAAACAATTGAAGAGGAATATTATGATATTTTAGCAAGTTATAATTTAGGAGAAACTAACAGTGATTTTGGTTCTAGTAATTTTGGTGATGTTGCGTTTTCAGAAGGAATTGGTACGCAATTAAATCATGCTAGAAATAATCTTGATGCTCTTATTGGTAATATTGAATTTAAGGTCACTTATAAAAAAGATAAATTTCAGCTAAATCTTGGTATTAAATACCAAAAGGAAGATATTAAAGATCGTATAAATGAATGGGAAGTTATAGACTCGGTAGGTTTTAGTGTACGCCCTCCAAACCATATTTCAAACAATCAACCTTATGAGCCTTTTACAGGAGAAATTGTTCCTTTTCAAAGTATTAAAGCCCAAAATAGTACAATAATTGATCGTTTAATATGGTTTGCACAATACAGTAAAAATAGTAACTGGAATAATCATAAAATTTGGTATAATATTGGGGCTAGATCTCATAATTGGAATGTTTATGGCGATGATATTGAAACTTCAAATCAAATTATTTACAGTATTAGAGGTCAATTTGCTATAAAACCTGATTGGGAAAAAGAAATGCTTTTTAGAATCTCAGGCGGCATGTACAATCAACCTCCTTTCTACAGAGAACTTAGAAATAGAAATGGTGTTGTAGTTCCTGATGTTAAGACACAAAAATCAATCCATATAGTTTTAGGAAATGATTATAGTTTTAAACTGTGGAAGCGGCCATTTAAATTAACTTCTGAAATTTATTACAAAAACTTAACCAATGTAAATACATATACTGTTGACAATGTTAGAGTTAGATATAGCGCAAGTAATAATGCAACTGCTTATGCTACTGGAATTGACTTAAGATTGAATGGGGAATTTGTGCCAGGAACTGAAAGTTGGATTAGTATTGGCTTTTTAAAAACTGAAGAAAACAGCGACAACAGAGGTTATATTTCCCGCCCAACAGATCAACGTTTTAAATTTGGGATGTTATTTCAAGATTATGTTCCTAATATTCCTAACATAAAAATGTATTTAAATTTAGTTTTCAATACTGGTGTTCCTGGTGGTTCTCCATCTTATACAGATCCTTATAACTATCAAAATAGATTAAATGCATACAAAAGAGCTGATATAGGAATTTCTTACGTTTTTACAGATGCAATAAACCAATACCAAAGTGGGTGGTTACAAAAATTTAAAGAATTAGCTGTTGGATTTGAGATTTACAATATGTTTGATATTCAAAATTCAATTACCAATACTTGGGTTAGAGATGTGTATTCAAAACAGTTTTATGGTATCCCAAATTTTATGACTTCGAGAGTTTTTAATGTGAAAATAAATATGAAATTATAA
- a CDS encoding M23 family metallopeptidase: MKKFTIIFILLYNAIVFSQGDATLISEYPVNYFKNPLNIPLILSGTFGELRTNHFHAGLDIKTLQKEGLEVVAAAEGYVSRIKISHWGYGKAIYITHPNGYTTVYAHLKKFNKRIESYIKKRQYKKESFEIQVFPSSTTLPITKNEIIAFSGSTGGFVGPHLHFEIRNTKTEEPINPMLFGMQVNDSKKPRINTLIGYSFGENSQINGIEKPTQLIFRKLKNGELLATKIKAFGKIGFGINAYDQLDGAYNKNGLYSLAMLVNGKKIFEFEASSFSFSESKFINLLIDYERFANLNQRVQKCFIEPENNLSLYTKSINNGYLTIEDGLSYTVEIIAKDFKGNKQKITIPIIGEKNSVLVKKVEKVTPYKIAHKQFNKFNKNGVTIAFPKNTFYKDFYLDFSVNDSIVKVHTPTIPLNKKYTLTFNVSKYTENEKKQVYIAYINKKGGTSYEPTVKKDATFYSSTKKLGKFTLKRDSIKPKVRLHNFKNEQWLTHFKTLKVKISDKESGVKSYRGEIDGEWILMEYNVKNGILTYNFSDKTFTTAKHNLKITVIDNVGNTNIIKATFFRKK; encoded by the coding sequence ATGAAAAAGTTTACTATCATATTCATTTTACTTTACAACGCTATTGTGTTTTCTCAAGGAGATGCAACATTAATAAGTGAATATCCCGTGAACTATTTTAAAAACCCTTTAAATATTCCACTAATTTTATCGGGTACTTTTGGAGAATTACGAACCAATCATTTTCATGCTGGCTTAGATATTAAAACGCTACAAAAAGAAGGTTTAGAGGTAGTTGCTGCCGCTGAAGGTTATGTTTCTCGTATTAAAATTTCTCATTGGGGATATGGAAAAGCTATTTATATAACACACCCTAATGGATATACTACCGTTTATGCTCACTTAAAAAAATTTAATAAACGTATTGAATCTTATATAAAGAAAAGACAATATAAAAAAGAAAGTTTTGAAATTCAGGTTTTTCCTTCTTCAACTACGCTACCAATTACTAAAAATGAAATAATTGCTTTTAGTGGAAGCACTGGAGGCTTTGTAGGGCCTCATTTACACTTTGAAATTAGAAATACTAAAACTGAGGAACCAATAAATCCTATGCTTTTTGGCATGCAAGTAAATGATTCTAAAAAGCCTAGAATTAACACGTTAATAGGATATTCATTTGGTGAAAATTCACAAATAAATGGTATTGAAAAACCAACTCAGCTCATTTTTAGAAAATTAAAAAATGGAGAATTATTAGCAACTAAAATAAAAGCCTTTGGGAAAATTGGTTTTGGTATAAACGCGTACGATCAATTGGATGGCGCGTATAACAAAAATGGGCTTTATAGTTTAGCAATGCTAGTTAATGGTAAAAAAATATTTGAGTTTGAAGCCTCCTCTTTTTCATTTTCAGAAAGTAAATTTATTAACTTACTCATTGATTATGAGAGATTTGCAAATTTAAATCAGCGAGTTCAAAAATGTTTTATTGAACCCGAGAACAACTTAAGTTTGTATACTAAATCTATAAATAATGGTTATTTAACAATTGAAGATGGCTTATCATATACTGTTGAAATAATTGCAAAGGACTTTAAAGGAAATAAACAAAAAATAACAATTCCAATCATAGGGGAAAAAAATTCAGTATTGGTTAAAAAGGTTGAAAAAGTAACCCCTTATAAAATAGCGCATAAGCAATTTAATAAATTTAATAAAAATGGTGTAACCATCGCTTTTCCTAAAAATACCTTTTATAAAGACTTCTATTTAGATTTTAGTGTAAATGATTCTATTGTTAAAGTACATACTCCTACAATTCCATTAAATAAAAAATACACACTTACTTTTAATGTTTCAAAATACACTGAAAATGAAAAAAAACAAGTATACATTGCTTATATAAATAAAAAGGGAGGCACAAGCTATGAACCTACCGTAAAAAAAGATGCCACATTTTATAGTTCTACTAAAAAATTAGGGAAATTCACCTTAAAAAGAGATTCTATTAAACCTAAAGTTAGGTTGCATAATTTTAAAAATGAGCAATGGCTCACTCATTTTAAAACCTTAAAAGTTAAAATTTCTGATAAAGAATCTGGTGTAAAATCATACCGAGGTGAAATTGATGGAGAATGGATATTAATGGAGTACAACGTGAAAAATGGGATTTTAACTTATAATTTTAGCGATAAAACTTTTACAACAGCAAAACACAATTTAAAAATTACAGTTATAGATAATGTTGGAAACACCAATATAATTAAAGCAACTTTCTTTAGAAAAAAATAA
- a CDS encoding cell division protein ZapA, which translates to MAESLKIKVTIAGRVYPIRIKNENEEEGMRKAATQINNLVTKFEKNYAVSDKQDVLAMCALQFASLIEINAINKNEDLINATEKMNKLSVLIDKHLKR; encoded by the coding sequence ATGGCTGAATCTTTAAAAATAAAAGTAACTATTGCTGGTAGAGTATACCCCATTAGAATTAAAAATGAAAATGAAGAAGAAGGGATGCGTAAAGCAGCAACTCAAATAAATAATTTGGTTACAAAATTTGAAAAGAATTATGCCGTTAGTGATAAGCAAGACGTATTGGCAATGTGTGCTTTACAATTTGCTTCATTAATTGAAATAAATGCTATTAATAAAAATGAAGATTTAATTAATGCAACAGAAAAAATGAATAAACTAAGTGTTTTAATAGATAAACATTTAAAAAGATAA
- the rny gene encoding ribonuclease Y, giving the protein MIDYILPVIVGIAIGLAIGYIIAKVLEKTKATKILRNTKKEATAILKEARIEAEILKKDKILQAKEKFIELKSEHEKVIIARDKKIADAEKRIRDKESQVSQELDKNRKLNKEIVLKINDYDKKVEYLERRTDEVDKLHRKQVENLEVISGLSADDAKKELVKSLKDEAKSDAMALIQDTIEEAKLTAQQEARKVILNTIQRVGVEQTVENCVSVFNIESDDVKGRIIGREGRNIRALEAETGVEIIVDDTPEAIILSCFDPVRREIARLALHKLVTDGRIHPARIEEVVKKTEKQLQQEIIEVGKRTVIELGIHGLHPELIKTIGRMKYRSSYGQNLLQHSREVANLCGLMAAELGLNAKLAKRAGLLHDIGKVPESESELPHALLGMKWAEKYNENAEICNAIGAHHDEIEMTTLIAPIVQVCDAISGARPGARRQVLDSYIQRLKDLEDIAFGFTGVQKAYAIQAGRELRVIVESEKVSDAKAGELSFNISQKIQNDMTYPGQVRVTVIRETRIVNIAK; this is encoded by the coding sequence ATGATAGATTATATATTACCCGTTATAGTTGGTATTGCAATAGGATTGGCTATAGGTTATATTATTGCAAAAGTTTTAGAAAAAACGAAAGCAACAAAAATTTTAAGAAACACAAAAAAAGAAGCAACAGCAATTCTAAAGGAAGCCAGAATTGAAGCAGAGATTCTTAAAAAAGATAAAATTTTACAAGCAAAAGAGAAATTTATTGAATTAAAATCAGAGCATGAAAAAGTAATAATAGCTCGTGATAAAAAAATTGCAGATGCTGAAAAACGTATTCGAGATAAAGAATCTCAGGTTTCACAAGAGTTAGATAAAAACAGGAAATTAAATAAAGAAATTGTACTAAAAATAAATGACTACGATAAAAAAGTTGAATATTTAGAACGCAGAACTGATGAAGTTGATAAGTTGCATCGTAAACAAGTTGAAAATTTAGAAGTTATTTCAGGCCTCTCAGCTGATGATGCTAAAAAAGAATTGGTTAAATCTTTAAAAGATGAAGCTAAATCTGACGCTATGGCACTTATACAAGACACCATTGAAGAAGCTAAATTAACAGCACAGCAAGAAGCACGTAAAGTAATTTTAAATACAATACAGCGTGTTGGTGTTGAACAAACAGTTGAAAATTGTGTCTCAGTATTTAATATTGAATCTGATGATGTAAAAGGAAGAATAATAGGTAGGGAAGGTCGTAACATTAGAGCTTTAGAAGCCGAAACTGGTGTTGAAATTATTGTTGATGATACACCTGAAGCAATTATTTTATCCTGTTTTGATCCGGTAAGAAGAGAAATAGCCCGTTTGGCATTGCATAAATTAGTGACTGATGGAAGAATACACCCAGCACGTATTGAAGAAGTTGTTAAAAAAACTGAAAAACAATTACAACAAGAAATTATTGAAGTTGGTAAACGCACAGTTATTGAATTAGGTATTCACGGCTTACATCCAGAATTAATTAAAACCATTGGTAGAATGAAGTATCGTTCTTCTTATGGTCAAAATTTATTACAGCATTCACGTGAAGTTGCAAACCTTTGTGGTTTAATGGCAGCTGAACTTGGGTTAAATGCTAAATTAGCAAAAAGAGCGGGATTGTTGCATGATATTGGTAAGGTGCCCGAATCTGAAAGTGAGTTACCACACGCATTACTAGGAATGAAATGGGCTGAAAAATACAATGAGAACGCTGAAATTTGTAATGCCATTGGTGCCCATCATGATGAGATTGAAATGACAACTCTTATAGCACCAATTGTACAAGTTTGTGATGCAATCTCAGGCGCAAGGCCTGGTGCTCGTCGTCAAGTTTTAGACTCATATATACAACGTTTAAAAGATTTAGAAGATATTGCTTTTGGTTTTACAGGTGTTCAAAAAGCTTACGCAATACAAGCAGGAAGAGAGTTGCGTGTAATTGTTGAAAGTGAAAAAGTGAGTGATGCTAAAGCTGGCGAACTTTCGTTTAATATTTCACAGAAAATTCAAAATGATATGACGTATCCTGGTCAAGTTCGAGTTACAGTAATTAGAGAAACAAGAATTGTAAATATTGCAAAATAG
- the xerD gene encoding site-specific tyrosine recombinase XerD, which yields MKWLQLLEDYQFYLKIEKGLAKNSINSYSSDVKKLISYLEENNITISPITITEDTIQQFVYSISKNINARSQARLISGIRNFFDYLIFEDYRKENPTDLIESPKIGRKLPDTLSTEEIDLLIGAIDLSEPQGERNRTILETLYSCGLRVSELTNLKLSDLFFDEGFIRVIGKGNKQRFVPINLQTQKYIQLYISTIRIHLTIQKGFEDTVFLNRRGKNLSRVMIYTIIKNLAIKVGLKKTISPHTFRHSFATHLLERGADLRAIQQMLGHESITTTEIYMHLDKSFLKEVVNQFHPRK from the coding sequence ATGAAATGGTTACAACTATTAGAAGACTATCAATTCTATCTGAAAATAGAAAAAGGATTGGCGAAAAATTCTATTAACAGCTATTCAAGTGATGTTAAAAAGCTCATTTCGTATTTAGAAGAAAATAATATAACTATTTCTCCTATTACTATTACTGAAGATACCATTCAACAATTTGTGTATTCCATTTCAAAGAATATAAATGCACGTTCACAAGCAAGATTAATTTCAGGGATTCGCAATTTTTTTGATTATTTAATTTTTGAAGACTACAGAAAAGAGAATCCTACTGATTTAATTGAATCTCCTAAAATTGGCAGGAAATTACCAGACACCTTATCAACTGAAGAAATAGATTTATTAATTGGCGCTATTGATTTAAGTGAGCCACAAGGGGAAAGAAACAGAACAATTTTAGAAACATTGTATAGTTGTGGACTACGAGTTTCAGAATTAACCAATTTAAAACTTTCTGATTTATTTTTTGATGAAGGGTTTATACGTGTAATTGGAAAAGGAAATAAACAACGGTTTGTACCTATTAATTTACAAACTCAAAAATATATTCAACTTTATATAAGTACTATTAGAATTCACCTTACAATTCAAAAAGGGTTTGAAGATACTGTTTTTTTGAATAGAAGGGGAAAAAACCTTTCACGTGTAATGATTTATACAATTATTAAAAACTTAGCAATTAAAGTAGGTCTTAAAAAGACTATTAGTCCACACACTTTTAGACATTCTTTTGCCACTCATTTATTAGAAAGAGGTGCAGATTTAAGGGCTATACAGCAAATGTTAGGACATGAAAGTATTACCACTACAGAAATTTACATGCATTTAGATAAAAGTTTTTTGAAAGAAGTTGTAAACCAGTTTCATCCTAGAAAATAA
- the aroQ gene encoding type II 3-dehydroquinate dehydratase → MKILIINGPNLNLLGKREPSIYGSLTFEEFFVSLKKKYAAVELHYFQSNIEGEIIDKLHEVGFTYNGIILNAGAYTHTSIAIGDAIKGIETPVIEVHISNVYSREEFRHISYIAPNAKGIIAGFGLQSYELALESFL, encoded by the coding sequence ATGAAAATACTTATTATAAACGGACCCAATTTAAATTTACTTGGAAAACGTGAGCCATCAATATATGGAAGCTTAACCTTTGAAGAATTTTTTGTATCACTAAAAAAGAAATATGCTGCTGTTGAGTTACATTATTTCCAAAGTAATATTGAAGGTGAAATTATAGATAAATTGCATGAAGTTGGCTTTACTTACAATGGTATAATTTTAAATGCAGGTGCCTATACACATACTTCAATTGCCATTGGAGACGCTATTAAAGGTATTGAAACACCTGTTATTGAAGTCCACATTTCTAATGTGTATTCAAGAGAAGAATTTAGGCATATTTCATATATAGCTCCCAATGCAAAAGGTATTATTGCTGGTTTTGGCTTGCAAAGTTATGAGTTGGCTTTAGAAAGTTTTTTATAA
- a CDS encoding TIGR02757 family protein, producing the protein MTKTELKDFLNEKVIQYNNPKFIESDPIQIPHQYNLKEDIEISGFLTSTIAWGNRKMIIKNANRMMELMGNSPFDFVMNHKEHHLEKIDGFVHRTFNSKDLTYFIKALNHIYTNHNGLEKVFSKYSNESSTQPAIHKLKQLFFEKSHLQRTEKHISDPLKGSAAKRINMFLRWMVRDDTTGVDFGIWKSLSPTQLSCPLDVHSGNVARKLGLIARKQNDAKALAELDKNLRELDANDPVKYDFALFGLGVFEGF; encoded by the coding sequence TTGACTAAAACCGAACTCAAAGATTTTCTAAACGAAAAAGTAATCCAATACAATAATCCAAAATTTATTGAAAGTGATCCTATTCAAATACCTCACCAATATAATTTAAAAGAAGATATTGAAATATCGGGTTTTCTTACTTCTACAATAGCTTGGGGTAATAGAAAAATGATTATAAAAAATGCAAACCGTATGATGGAACTAATGGGCAATTCTCCTTTTGATTTTGTTATGAATCACAAAGAACACCATTTAGAAAAAATTGATGGGTTTGTACATAGAACTTTTAATAGTAAAGATTTAACCTATTTTATAAAAGCACTCAATCACATTTATACAAATCACAATGGGTTGGAAAAAGTATTTTCAAAATATTCAAATGAATCTTCAACACAACCTGCAATTCATAAACTAAAACAATTATTTTTTGAAAAATCTCATTTACAACGAACGGAAAAACACATTTCTGATCCGTTAAAAGGTTCAGCAGCAAAAAGAATTAATATGTTTTTACGATGGATGGTAAGAGATGACACCACTGGAGTAGATTTTGGAATTTGGAAAAGCCTCTCTCCTACTCAACTATCTTGTCCGTTAGATGTACATTCAGGTAATGTTGCCCGAAAATTAGGGTTAATAGCTAGAAAACAAAATGATGCAAAAGCTTTGGCTGAATTGGATAAGAATTTACGAGAACTGGATGCTAACGACCCTGTAAAATATGATTTTGCCTTGTTTGGATTAGGTGTTTTTGAAGGATTCTAG
- a CDS encoding DMT family transporter: MKKLYFDKNLKNKKYLLGYFFALSATAIWSGNFIIARDLNTSIPPISLAFWRWTVAVIFLFPFAIKKLLADWKTLKKNWIYISIVSLLGVTIFNTLIYLAGHTTTAINLSLISITFPVFILLLSRIFYKELITTHKAIGILLVIVGVLFLITKGNLSKLLNLSFSIGDIWMLLAAIIFAVYSILIKQKPTKLSLLGFQLSTFILGLLFMLPFFIWETITVPPIKIESKTIFSILYVGIFASLTAYILWNKAIEKIGPTKAGIVYYTLPLFSGLLAYFILNEAIGMVHFFSLVLILSGIVIATYIKRKKID, encoded by the coding sequence TTGAAGAAATTATACTTTGACAAAAATTTAAAAAATAAAAAATATCTTCTTGGCTATTTTTTTGCATTAAGTGCAACTGCAATTTGGTCTGGTAATTTTATTATTGCAAGAGATTTAAATACAAGTATTCCACCTATAAGCCTTGCTTTTTGGAGATGGACAGTTGCTGTTATTTTTCTATTTCCGTTTGCTATAAAAAAATTGTTAGCAGATTGGAAAACACTTAAGAAAAACTGGATATACATTTCTATAGTCTCTTTACTAGGCGTTACCATATTTAATACGTTAATTTACTTGGCAGGACATACAACAACGGCCATTAATCTATCTTTAATTTCTATTACTTTTCCTGTTTTTATACTATTACTTTCACGTATTTTTTATAAAGAATTAATTACTACACATAAAGCAATTGGGATTTTACTTGTAATAGTTGGTGTACTGTTTTTAATTACAAAAGGGAATCTTTCTAAACTGTTAAACCTCTCTTTTTCAATTGGAGATATTTGGATGTTACTTGCTGCTATAATATTTGCAGTATACAGTATTTTAATAAAACAAAAACCAACAAAATTAAGCCTTTTAGGGTTTCAATTAAGCACTTTTATTTTGGGACTTCTTTTTATGTTGCCCTTTTTTATTTGGGAAACAATTACGGTACCTCCCATAAAAATTGAAAGTAAAACTATATTTTCAATTTTATATGTTGGTATATTTGCTTCATTAACCGCTTATATTTTATGGAATAAAGCAATTGAAAAAATTGGACCAACAAAAGCCGGAATTGTTTATTATACACTGCCTCTTTTTAGTGGTTTATTGGCTTATTTCATTTTAAATGAAGCAATTGGGATGGTTCATTTCTTTAGTTTAGTACTTATCTTATCAGGAATTGTAATTGCAACTTATATAAAACGTAAAAAAATTGACTAA
- the miaA gene encoding tRNA (adenosine(37)-N6)-dimethylallyltransferase MiaA — MNNYLITIIGATAIGKTALSIKLAQYFNTEIISSDSRQFYKEMKIGTAVPTIKELTSVKHHFIQNRSIFDNYSVGQFEKDALKKLQNLFLKNNIVVMVGGSGLYTQAVIDGLDYFPEINPEIRLKLIKQLENGELNLLQNKLKELDIESYNIIEIENPHRLIRALEICIGTGKPYSSFKNKSKEKRNFIPIKIGLEADRELIYSRIDKRVDLMLQEGLLEEAKELYKYKNLNALQTVGYRELFNYFDGNFTLEFAIDEIKKNTRRFAKRQLTWNKKDTTIHWFNFEENTSEILKQIEEIIL; from the coding sequence ATGAATAACTATTTAATTACAATTATTGGTGCTACAGCAATAGGTAAAACAGCTTTAAGTATAAAATTAGCTCAATATTTTAATACTGAAATTATTTCAAGTGACTCTCGGCAATTTTATAAAGAAATGAAAATTGGAACTGCAGTTCCTACAATAAAAGAATTAACTTCTGTAAAACATCACTTCATTCAAAATAGAAGCATTTTTGATAATTATAGTGTTGGTCAGTTTGAAAAAGATGCACTTAAAAAATTACAAAATTTATTTCTCAAAAACAATATAGTAGTTATGGTTGGAGGAAGTGGTTTATATACTCAAGCTGTAATTGATGGATTGGATTATTTTCCAGAAATTAATCCTGAAATAAGGCTAAAACTTATTAAACAACTGGAAAATGGCGAACTTAATTTACTTCAAAATAAATTAAAAGAATTGGATATAGAAAGTTACAATATAATTGAAATTGAAAATCCACATCGTTTAATAAGAGCTTTAGAAATTTGTATTGGAACAGGTAAACCATATTCAAGCTTTAAAAATAAATCAAAAGAAAAACGCAACTTTATTCCAATTAAAATTGGCTTAGAAGCTGATAGAGAGCTCATATACAGTCGTATTGATAAAAGAGTTGATTTAATGTTGCAAGAAGGTTTACTAGAAGAAGCGAAAGAACTTTATAAATACAAAAATTTAAATGCTCTACAAACCGTAGGTTATCGTGAATTATTTAATTATTTTGATGGTAATTTCACATTAGAATTTGCTATTGATGAAATTAAAAAAAATACACGTAGGTTTGCTAAACGACAACTAACTTGGAATAAAAAAGATACTACAATTCATTGGTTTAACTTTGAAGAAAACACCTCAGAAATACTTAAACAAATTGAAGAAATTATACTTTGA
- a CDS encoding ion transporter — translation MKSQTKTTNWKSKLHEIIYEADTKAGKWFDIILIITILISIILVMLESVESFDAKYHNFLNISEWVITILFSIEYIARIVTIKKPSSYIFSFYGIIDFLATIPKYLSIIFVGTHALIALRALRLLRVFRILKLARYMGASRNLIAALKASKIKISVFLFSVLVLTIILGTVMYLIEGPKNGFTSIPHSMYWAIVTLTTVGYGDLAPHTPFGQFIASIVMILGYGIIAVPTGIVTSEMTKADNLALINTQHCPNCSEDKHQDMATFCHKCGSKLNHE, via the coding sequence GTGAAATCACAAACTAAAACAACTAACTGGAAATCTAAACTTCATGAAATTATTTATGAAGCTGATACTAAGGCTGGAAAATGGTTTGATATTATATTAATAATTACCATTTTAATAAGTATTATTCTTGTAATGCTAGAAAGTGTTGAAAGTTTTGATGCTAAATACCATAATTTTCTAAATATTTCTGAATGGGTTATTACAATCTTATTCTCCATCGAATATATTGCCCGTATCGTAACTATAAAAAAACCTTCATCCTATATTTTTAGTTTTTATGGTATTATTGATTTTTTAGCTACAATTCCAAAATATTTATCCATAATTTTTGTTGGTACACATGCTTTAATTGCGCTACGAGCTTTACGATTGTTAAGAGTTTTTCGAATATTAAAATTAGCACGCTATATGGGTGCTTCAAGAAATTTAATAGCTGCTTTAAAAGCAAGCAAAATTAAAATTTCAGTGTTTTTATTTAGTGTATTGGTTCTCACCATAATTTTAGGTACAGTAATGTATTTAATTGAAGGACCTAAAAATGGGTTTACAAGTATACCACACAGTATGTATTGGGCAATTGTAACATTAACAACAGTAGGCTACGGAGATTTAGCTCCTCATACTCCTTTTGGCCAATTTATAGCCAGTATTGTTATGATATTGGGTTATGGTATTATTGCTGTTCCTACAGGAATTGTAACTTCTGAAATGACTAAAGCTGATAACCTTGCATTGATTAACACACAGCACTGCCCCAACTGTTCAGAAGATAAACATCAAGATATGGCTACATTTTGCCACAAATGCGGAAGTAAATTAAACCATGAATAA